One Desulfobulbaceae bacterium DB1 genomic window, GGCGAGTTCGGCTTTTCCGGTTGTTTTCTCGGCGTCCCGGTGGTGCTTGGCGAGAATGGGGTTGAACGTATCATCGAGTTTGAACTGACCGATGATGAAAAGGATGCCATGGCTGAATCCGAGGTGGCGGTCCGCAAGCAGATGGCGGCAACCGGCCTGTGAGTATGCCGGTGTGCTCCGTGGTGTTTTTTTACTTTTGCGAGACCATCAGGTATGGGCAGACAGGAAAATGATGATCCGATTATAGCTCGGTTGCAACAGCTGGAAAGAAGCAAACTTGTCCCGTTTGATCTCGTGCCGCGCCGTAATCTGGTGGAAAAGCTCATCGAGCTTGTGCTGGTCGGCCCCCCGCCTGGGCCGCCCCAGGTCACGGCATCTTTTGAGGAGATGGCGACGGCTCTGTGCCGCGTTGATACCTCAGACCTGCGGGTTGTGGTGCTTGGCGGCGGCACCGGGCTGTCCAATATCGTCGGCGGTGACAGTCGCGGTGCCGCATGGCCGGAAAATCCTTTCCAGGGGATCAAGGAGATTTTTCCCCGGACCACATCCATTGTCTGCGTGACCGATGACGGCGGTTCCACCGGAGAACTGCTGAAGGATCTGCCCCTTGTCGCCCTTGGCGATATCCGCCATGTGCTGCTTTCCTCAATCAGCCTGAAGGTGCTGGGTGCAACCTATAATCTGAGGAGAGAAGAGTGCCGGCAGGCGGCGGCTATTCTCCACCGTCTTTTTAATTACCGGTTCACCGAGCCCCCGGACAATGCCGTCGGCCTCCTGTCCGGCGGGATTTTTCTTGAAGGGCTGCCGGTGAACATGGCCGCCGGGCTTCTGGAGCTGATCCATTCCCTGTTTGACGATGCCCGGCTGCTGCCCCTGCTTGCAAGGCCTCATTGTCTCGGCAACCTGCTGCTTGCCGCCGCTATTTACCGCCGGGTGGAAACAGGGGTGGATGTTTCCTCGCAACAACTGCTGGCCGGCATTGATTGGCTGGGTGCCTTGATCGGCTGCCGGGCAGGGGCGGTGCTGCCGTGCACCACGACTCCGGCCCAGTTGCTCGTGCTGTACAGCAACGGGGTGGTGGTCAGCGGTGAGCACAAGACGACCGGCGCCCGCCGCAACACCGCCATCAATCGTGTTTTTGTCGAATTTGCCGATGAACCGGTTGTGCCCGACCAGGTGCTTGAGGCTATTTCTTCCGCCGATATCATTGTCCTTGCGCCGGGCAGTCTCTATACCAGTATTATTCCAATCCTGCAGGTGCCGGGCCTGGCCCGGGCGGTGCGGGAAAATGCGCGCGCCCTGAAAATTCTCGTGGCAAATCTCTGGATCCAGAAAGGGGAAACGGATCTTGTCCTTGAGGACCCGCGCCGCCGTTTTTACGTCTCTGACTTGATCAACGCTTATCATCGCAACATTCCCGGCGGCGTTCGCGGTCTTTTTGAACAGGTGATGCTGCTCGGGCTGCAGGATATTCCCGGCAGCATCCTGCAGAATTATGCGGTTGAGGACAAGGTGCCCATCTATCTTGACCGGGGCAAGGTGTGGCAGATGGGTTTTGCGCCGGTGGAGGCACGGATATTTTCGGAGGCCGCCTTGAAAGAGCGCAAGGTGCAGCATGATCCGACCAACCTGGCCAGGGCCATCAAAATCATGTGGCCGGTGCGTGACCATATCCCCCGGGAATGCAAATCCGAACTGGCGCCCACGTTTCGCCTGAGTTCATCAACCCGCAAGGACCATTTCACCCTTGACCGCCGTCGGCGTCGATTTGTCACGCTGCTCGACACCTGGACCTGTCCGGGGGAGCTGCGGCAGGAACTGGAGGAAATTTTCTGGCGGCACGGCGATATCCTGCTCAGTCATCTGGATCAGGTGCGGGGCATTGAGCTGGTCAGCGAGGAGAAGTGGCAGCGCAGCATGAAATGGGACAGTATTTATTCCTATTACGACCCAGGTGACTTCCTGATAAAAATGCGGCAAGACGTTTTGCATGATCAGCCCAGGTTTGAAAATTCCTTCCTGGTGGCCGTGGGGCAGTCGCTGCTCGGCAATTACGCCGAGGCAAAGGAAATGAAGCCGGTGCTGCAGGGCGGCATCGAGCTTGGCAAGGTGTATCTGCTCACCCTGGCGCCCGCGGAAAAAAGAAGCTGCTTCCTTTCCTCGGACGAACTGCACCGTTTTCTCCGGCTGGTGCGGATGAATCAGGCGGATACCAACCCTCTGCTTTACACCAGGCTGATCAGCGGCACGGAAGGATTCACTCCGCCCGGCATGCTCATGGGCCTCATTTATGCCTGGTATCTTGACAGCCGCTACGCCTCCAACATTGAATACAAGATGGCCATCACCCGCATTCCCATGACCGGCATGGTGCGGGAGCAGGTGCGGATGCTCAGCCGCCGTCTGGATACCATTGATTTTTTCCGAAAGGTTATTTTTCGGCACACCTCTCCGGTTTTTGACGAACAGCTTTCCGTGCGTTAAAAGCTGCCGTCAATCAGTCGGCTGGGAAATCCGTCATTGACGCTTTCCAACAAGAGGGCGAGGAGGTTGTCGAGAGCCCCTGCGCTGTTGACGGCGCACATTCATGAGCAGATTATTCCTATAACTCCGCCACCTGTTTGATGAGCCGTGGCGGCGGTTGCTGCATGGCCTTCCACAGGAGAAGATCACGGTCGTAGATGTCGTGGCGGAAATGGACGATGCCGTCGTCGGTAACCCAGGCTGTCCAGTAAAGCAGATGGACCTGCACCTTTTCGGTCAGACGGATCGTTTGGGTTTTGCCGGTGGCCAGGGCCGCGTCAAGTGATTCCCGCTCGGCAAGAGGGGTGCCGCGCAGAAGCTGCATCGCAAGTTCCAGCGGTTTTTCCAGCCTGATGCATCCCGAGCTGAAAGTCCGCATGTCCTTTCTGAACAGGGAACGGGAAGGGGTGTCATGCAGGTAAACGTCGTGGGGGTTGGGAAAGAGAAACTTGACCCGGCCCAGGGCGTTGAGCGGGCCGGGATCCTGACGCAGCCGGAAGGGGAAGGTGTTGTCACGCACCGCATGCCAGTTCACCGTCGCCGGGTCAACCTCGCTTGATCCGGAGTTCCAGCCGCGAAACAGGCGGTAGCCGTTGGCTGCGAGGAAATGGCTGTCTTTTTTGATTTTCGGCAGCAGGTCCTTGGAGGCAATCGACACCGGTACTTCCCAGGTCGGATTCAGGACAAGACTGGAGAGGGTGCCGCTGAAAACAGGGGTGCGCCGGTATGGTTTACCAACCACGACCCGCATGGGCAGCACCGGCACGTTGTTTTCCACCAGGATCAGTTCGAAGGCCGCGATGTTGACGATGATGTGGCGGTTGCCCAGATCCTTCGGCAGCCAGCGCCAGCGCTCAAGGTTCAGTTCGATTTGGTGCGCGCGTTCAGACACCGGTACGTTGAGTGCGGCCAGGGTGTTGCGTCCCACCACCGCATCGGGGTCAAGCCCGTGCCGGGATTGGAAACGGCGGACAACCGCGGCAAGCTTTTCGTCAAAATAGTTTTCCTGCTCCGCGGTCGGGACGTTTTCATTTTCCGCCGCAAGGCGCCGGCGCAGGGCAATGATCCGCTCGCTGGTGTCGCCCACCTGGAGTTTGGGACCATCGGGCACCCTGGGCCAGTCGCCTTTTGCCGCCAATTCCCGGTAACGGGTCAGGGCCTGGCGCAGTCCGGCGTAGATTTGATTGCTGGGCAGCATGGCCCGCAGTTCTTCCTCGATAGTGTTGTTTGCCAGCGCCAGTCGCAGGCTCTGCAGGACATTGCCGTTGTGCCGCCGGATCTGCCACTCCGGGTCGATGGTGGCCGGATTGATGCGGCCGTTGGCAAAGTGCGATCCCAGCACGAGAAAGGCATCGGTCAACAGAAGATCAAGGGCCGCGAGCTGCTCGGCGGAGGGGTCGGCGTCAAGGCCGTCCAGCATTGTTTCGATGCCGCGCAGATGGTAATGGTCCGGGATCAGCCCCTCTGCCGCCGATTCCCTGATGGTCCGGACCAGATCAGCGGCTGCTTGCCCCGGCTGACCATCCATGCTCCAGGCCGGCGTGTACTGGCGGGAAAGATAAAAGTCCCGCACCGCTGCCCGATCATAAACACATTCCCTGCATATGTTGATCCCGCCTTCCGGACCAGCCGGCGCGAGTTGCCGGCTTATTTTCTCTTGGACCTGTTCGTTAAGCGACGAAATATTTGCTTGGGCCGGGATTGCGAGGATGATGAGCATGAAAAGGCAATACGACAGGATGACAAATGGGCGTTGACGCATGGTGATGGCGAAGGAAATCCCTTTGGGGAGAAAAGTGAAAAAGCTGTTTACCAGGTGCGGAATGCACCGGAATCGATGTGGAGAAAACCGCTTCTCGGGTAGTAGCCGACGCCTCCCATGCGCAGATTGAGTGCTGTTTTGCGCAGACTTGCCAGGCGGACCCCGGAAATACGGATATCAAGGGCCTTTCCTTCCAGATGGAGGCTGTGTTTGGCAACGCCCCTGCTCTTTTTGCGCAGCAGGGCATTATATTCCGGCGAACGGTAGGCGGAAATAACCTGGATTTCGTGTTCCCCTTTGATATTTTTATGCAGACTGTTGAGGAATTCAATGGTGCGAATGTCGATGGGGTGAACTTCGTTGTTGTAATGGCAGCGAAGCAGCCAGTTCAGTTCTTCAAGGGCGCTTTGATCGTAATTGCCGTATCTGTCGCGAAAGGTGACATTGAGCCGTTCCCCGGTGTGGCTGTTAAGCAGACGCAGTCGGCCGGGCAGTTTTCTTTCCCCGGCGATTTGCCGGGCCAACGCATTGTCGCCCGTACAAAGAGCAAATGTCGTGAGAAGTGACATTTTGAGAAAGGATCTGCGGCAAAAGCGGTCTAAAGGCATAGGCTCATTTTATTGAAGAAGTCGGTTGGAAAAAGTAAAAGAACTATCATTTAATATCAGGCGAAAGCCGTCAGGTCAACCAAAAAAGTGCTGTCGTTGCCGCAAATTGCGGCATTTTCGGGCAAAAATGCAAAAATCAGCAGCCTCTCGTTGCCAAGGGCCACAATGATTTGTGCAATTGGGTCTGCAGCCGGATGAGCAAACCGTCGTCAAGCAGCCATTGGGCGAGCTCTGCCGCGGAAAGTTTGTCCGTTATCGGAGAAAACAGGATCTTGGGCCGCAGCTTGAGTGCTCCGGGGTCGTTGACGCCGGGAAAATAACGGCGGATTGTCGCTACTGCCCAGTCATAATCGCTGCGCGAGCCGAGGACGCATTTCACCTCGTCCGCCGGTGTCAGCAGGGAGAAGTTGTCGTGATTCATTGCCTCGGCCATGCCGCTGCCGGGGCATTTCAGGTCCATGACTTTCACCACCCCGGCCGGTACCCGGCTCATGGCGACGCTGCCGTTGGTTTCCAGCAGCACAAGTCGTTGTTGCCGGACAAGTTCGGCCATCAGGGGATAGACTCCTTCCTGCAGCAAGGGCTCTCCGCCGGTGATCTGCACCAGCGCGGCGGGATGGAGCCGGGTGAAGTCAAGCAGTTCGGCCCGGGTTGTCGGCCGGGCTTCTTCCTCGTAGGTGTAACGGGCATCGCAATAGCTGCAGCGCAGGTTGCAGCCCGCCAGACGGATAAAGGCACAAGGGTAGCCGGCATAAGTCGACTCCCCCTGAATGGAGTAAAAGAGTTCGGAGACCTGGAACGCGGAGGCGCCGGACATTTCAGTCCGCGTTGCTTTCGCGGTAAATGACGCCGGTGCTGTCCGTTTCTCCGACCATGACCGAATGGAGATGGTAACGGTTCGAGGAAAGATCGTTTTTCAGTTTGGCGAAAATGTAGGCGGCGATGTTTTCCGAGGAGGGATTCTTGTCCAGGAAGGCGGCATGCTCATTGAGGTCCCGGTGATCGAGGTCGTCCATTATGGTTTTCACCGCTTCCTTGACGGTGCGGAAATCAATGCCCATGCCCAGTTCATCGAGTTTTTCCGCCCGCACGGTCACCTGCACGTGCCAGTTATGGCCGTGCGGTTTTTCGCAGTTGCCGGGATAATTGCGCAGGTGGTGGCCCGCGGAAAAATGGGTTTTTATAAAAACATCAAACATGCGGTTGTCTCCTTGGGTGGTCGTGCTTTGAATTATGACGGACTCTATTCAGGATGCCATTTAACGAGTTTACTCCTCAATAAAAATATGATAATGCAATGTAAACTCAAAACCTGTTTCACGTAAAGGTAAAATATAGATCCTGCTTGAGGAGAAATTGTTCCATGGCAAAAATAGCGCCACTGAAAGGCCTTCGCTTCAATCCTGAAAAAATAAACCGCATGGAAGATGTGGTGACCCCGCCCTATGATGTTATCGATGAAAAGGCCGGAGTCGCCCTGTTGTCCAAGAACTCCTATAATATGATTCAACTCGATCTGACGAAAAATGCGGGCGATGCGCCGAGTGCGGAAAGATACGAGGCGGCGCGGAACCTCTTCC contains:
- a CDS encoding 6-carboxytetrahydropterin synthase QueD — translated: MFDVFIKTHFSAGHHLRNYPGNCEKPHGHNWHVQVTVRAEKLDELGMGIDFRTVKEAVKTIMDDLDHRDLNEHAAFLDKNPSSENIAAYIFAKLKNDLSSNRYHLHSVMVGETDSTGVIYRESNAD
- a CDS encoding radical SAM protein is translated as MSGASAFQVSELFYSIQGESTYAGYPCAFIRLAGCNLRCSYCDARYTYEEEARPTTRAELLDFTRLHPAALVQITGGEPLLQEGVYPLMAELVRQQRLVLLETNGSVAMSRVPAGVVKVMDLKCPGSGMAEAMNHDNFSLLTPADEVKCVLGSRSDYDWAVATIRRYFPGVNDPGALKLRPKILFSPITDKLSAAELAQWLLDDGLLIRLQTQLHKSLWPLATRGC